The following are from one region of the Phycisphaerae bacterium genome:
- the plsY gene encoding glycerol-3-phosphate 1-O-acyltransferase PlsY, giving the protein MKIAILIVGAYLLGSIPFGLIIAAAHGKDLRSIGSGNIGATNLSRALGKKWAYMCFFLDAAKGLVPMLVATYIFSSPPSVAQLVFALAVGCAAILGHIFPIYLKFKGGKGVATSFGVALGLWPYYTICAAVAFFIWVAVVLLWRYISLASIAASVAFPLALILMIVLIQGWNFVNLWPLLIAAIVIPIMVIVRHRENIKRLIAGTETKILQKQR; this is encoded by the coding sequence ATGAAAATTGCGATTTTGATTGTTGGCGCGTATTTGCTCGGCTCAATACCTTTTGGTTTGATTATCGCCGCAGCTCACGGCAAGGACCTCCGCAGCATCGGTTCAGGTAATATCGGCGCAACGAACCTGTCGCGGGCGCTTGGTAAAAAATGGGCTTATATGTGTTTTTTTCTGGATGCCGCAAAAGGGCTGGTGCCGATGTTAGTTGCCACTTATATCTTTTCCTCTCCGCCAAGTGTCGCACAACTTGTCTTTGCGCTTGCTGTCGGTTGTGCAGCTATATTAGGCCATATCTTCCCGATATACTTAAAATTCAAGGGCGGCAAAGGTGTCGCTACCAGCTTCGGCGTAGCGCTCGGCCTTTGGCCCTACTACACGATTTGTGCTGCTGTTGCTTTTTTTATATGGGTAGCGGTCGTCTTATTATGGCGGTATATCTCGCTGGCCTCCATCGCTGCTTCTGTTGCTTTTCCTCTCGCCCTGATTCTGATGATTGTATTAATACAAGGCTGGAATTTTGTTAACCTATGGCCGCTGCTTATCGCGGCTATTGTTATACCGATTATGGTTATTGTGCGCCACCGTGAAAATATAAAAAGATTAATCGCAGGGACAGAAACTAAAATCCTGCAAAAGCAGAGATGA
- a CDS encoding response regulator transcription factor, which yields MSIKILLVDDHAIVRQGLHSLLEKEPDIKVVGGAEDGRKALELTRELLPDVVVMDITMPNLNGVEAARLITQEFPKVKVIALSMHSDKTFVVSMLKAGASGYVLKECLSDELVEAIRAVAGDGWYISRRITGVVMGDYVNRLLETTKSPLETLTDRELQVLQPVVEGKSTKQIALELHVSTKAIEAARRKIMEKLDVHSVPELVVKSIQWGLISLQR from the coding sequence ATGAGCATAAAAATCTTATTAGTAGATGACCACGCAATCGTACGACAGGGGCTGCATTCTTTGCTCGAAAAAGAACCTGACATAAAGGTTGTGGGCGGAGCCGAAGACGGCCGCAAGGCGCTTGAGCTTACCAGGGAATTGCTGCCGGATGTAGTCGTTATGGATATAACTATGCCGAATCTCAACGGAGTGGAAGCTGCACGCCTGATTACTCAGGAATTCCCAAAAGTAAAAGTAATTGCCTTGTCGATGCATTCTGACAAGACATTTGTCGTCAGTATGCTCAAGGCCGGAGCGTCAGGCTACGTATTGAAGGAATGCCTGTCCGATGAGCTGGTCGAGGCAATACGAGCCGTCGCCGGAGACGGCTGGTATATCAGCCGCAGAATAACCGGCGTAGTAATGGGGGATTATGTAAATCGCCTGCTCGAAACGACCAAGTCGCCGCTGGAAACCCTTACAGACAGAGAACTCCAGGTGCTTCAGCCCGTAGTTGAAGGAAAAAGCACCAAACAGATTGCTTTAGAGCTTCACGTAAGTACCAAAGCCATCGAGGCAGCTCGCCGTAAGATTATGGAAAAGCTGGATGTGCATAGTGTTCCCGAGCTTGTCGTAAAAAGCATACAGTGGGGCCTGATTTCTCTTCAGCGGTAA
- a CDS encoding SIS domain-containing protein has product MDKGVRKKITETIESHKKAIARLETAGIEAIAAAAGMITRALKKNGRLYVCGNGGSAADAQHIASEMVGRFERERKSLPAVALTTDTSVITSVSNDYGYENIFAKQVEALVKKGDVLWAISTSGTSANVIAAVKLAKKKGAKVLAFTGSNDSKLEKMADVCFCANSKSTARSQEIHQLGFHIICGLVEDSFCK; this is encoded by the coding sequence ATGGATAAGGGCGTAAGAAAAAAAATTACAGAAACAATAGAATCGCACAAGAAAGCAATTGCCAGGCTTGAAACTGCTGGCATTGAAGCCATTGCGGCCGCCGCGGGGATGATAACAAGAGCATTGAAGAAAAACGGCCGTCTTTACGTCTGCGGCAATGGCGGCTCGGCGGCAGATGCTCAGCACATAGCAAGTGAGATGGTAGGCAGATTTGAACGCGAACGCAAATCATTGCCGGCAGTTGCACTGACAACCGATACGTCAGTGATAACATCGGTTTCCAACGATTACGGTTACGAAAATATATTTGCCAAGCAGGTTGAGGCGCTCGTTAAAAAAGGTGATGTCCTCTGGGCTATTTCCACCAGCGGTACATCGGCGAATGTTATTGCTGCCGTCAAGTTGGCAAAGAAAAAAGGCGCTAAGGTGCTGGCCTTCACAGGCAGCAATGACAGCAAACTCGAGAAGATGGCCGACGTTTGTTTTTGCGCCAACAGCAAATCGACCGCACGAAGTCAGGAAATTCACCAGCTCGGCTTTCATATAATCTGCGGACTCGTGGAAGATAGTTTTTGCAAATAG
- a CDS encoding glycosyltransferase family 4 protein encodes MSLANKKIAMITERIDVALGGAERSVFELTDALSALGLEVDIIAAKGQANAKNVHILCQDTPGRRTGYFTFAKAVQKHLSVNHYCLVHSILPFDFADVYQPRAGCYAESVLRNAVSYQNKVIELYKRITAFANLRRDILLRAERKLCENPNGPVIAALSMYIAEQFKKYYGIDDDRIVVVPNGVKINKEIDTPWTDKLRSQILTQLGLEEADNPVFFLFAANNFRLKGLACLIKAMRLVSPNVMGRKAYLIIAGNGRTNKYLRLSKKLGVHRKIVFLGAVRHIQDVLSIIDVAVLPTFYDPSSRFILEAIAAGKPVITTKFNGAADLFVNDRHGKVIDRAENIQALAQAISFFTDTNNIRKASHAIVADNLAEKVSVSRVAKQLIPVYESILEKRGK; translated from the coding sequence ATGTCTTTAGCGAACAAGAAAATCGCGATGATAACAGAGCGGATAGATGTCGCCCTCGGCGGGGCGGAACGCTCTGTCTTTGAGCTGACAGATGCGCTGTCTGCGCTTGGGCTTGAAGTGGACATAATTGCTGCAAAAGGGCAGGCAAACGCTAAAAACGTTCATATTTTATGCCAGGATACTCCCGGCAGGCGTACCGGTTACTTTACGTTTGCGAAGGCGGTGCAGAAACATTTGTCGGTAAATCACTATTGTTTAGTTCACAGCATATTGCCTTTTGATTTTGCTGATGTATATCAGCCGCGGGCGGGCTGCTACGCCGAATCTGTTCTGCGTAATGCTGTCAGTTACCAGAACAAAGTCATCGAACTTTATAAGAGGATAACGGCTTTTGCCAACCTTCGACGAGATATACTTTTGCGGGCAGAGAGAAAACTTTGCGAAAATCCGAATGGGCCGGTAATCGCCGCACTTTCCATGTATATTGCTGAGCAGTTCAAAAAATACTACGGCATTGATGATGACCGAATAGTCGTTGTCCCTAACGGCGTAAAAATAAATAAAGAAATCGATACTCCATGGACAGATAAACTCCGTAGTCAAATACTCACTCAATTAGGACTCGAGGAAGCTGACAACCCTGTCTTTTTCTTATTCGCCGCAAACAATTTCAGACTGAAGGGACTTGCCTGTTTGATAAAAGCGATGCGACTTGTATCGCCGAACGTCATGGGACGAAAGGCTTATTTAATAATAGCTGGTAATGGCAGAACAAACAAATATCTCCGCCTATCAAAGAAGCTTGGCGTCCATCGGAAAATTGTCTTTTTAGGCGCTGTTCGTCATATTCAGGACGTCCTGTCAATAATAGATGTGGCTGTTCTGCCTACCTTTTATGACCCGTCAAGCAGGTTTATTCTCGAAGCGATTGCAGCCGGCAAGCCCGTGATAACAACAAAATTTAACGGTGCAGCCGATTTATTTGTCAACGACCGGCACGGCAAAGTAATCGATCGTGCGGAAAATATCCAAGCACTGGCGCAGGCCATTAGCTTCTTCACAGATACGAACAATATCCGTAAAGCATCACATGCGATTGTTGCGGATAATCTCGCAGAAAAAGTTTCCGTCAGCCGGGTTGCTAAACAGCTGATACCTGTTTATGAATCAATACTCGAAAAGCGGGGGAAATAA
- a CDS encoding chemotaxis protein CheB translates to MARSKASRRKKGLRIEKPVTSPERKPRRGKREPPIVGIGASAGGLEALEGFFRHMPSNSGMAFVVIQHLSPQHVSAMDTLLTRYTEMQVLNIEDGIRVKPNHIYLNPPDKHVVIMNGKLCLMEPKEPHGVKMPINYFLRSLAEDRGEKAICIILSGTGSDGALGLKAVKGEGGLAIAQNEKQAKFDGMPRSAIDTGLVDLVLPVERMGDELMKYSQHPYVEGGQVRTDKKSLGDYMRKIFFLIRSKAGHDFSNYKQNTILRRTERRMALHHINQISEYVHYLEQKPDEIIALHKDMLITVTNFFRDAGAFEILERKVLPELLKSKPDEGAVRVWVAGCGTGEEAYSIAILLAETMAKLKKQLEVQVFATDLDSEGIEHARIGVYPESIAADISAERLLRFFVKEDTGYKVKKQIREMVVFAAHDLIKDPPFSKLDLVTCRNVLIYMDALLQRKILRLFDYTLNPKGVLFLGTSETIGGLTERFEPIDAKWRIFRHKGTVPKARMVHSLAVFNNFKDEGQDTRGVDIKKFAERTILQSYAPPCVLVDKKYNVVYFNGRTEMYLSPPVGEPTFNVLKMARDELRYTLSTMLHKAGTQKKTVVCEGVKIKHNNGILTINLVVRPITEPAAMSGLLMVVFESKKPLGKLSRKKEKKTVGSNDVKPREEALEQELQSTKECLQTTIEEMETSNEELQSTNEELQSTNEELETSREELQSTNEELQTMNSELQEKVEELSNANNDLNNLLGSTEIGTIFLDNGLRIKRFTPATGVFFKIISSDVGRPISDIAHNLGYDGFLEDIKQVINNLGQIDRELQTREGKSYIMRILPYRTVENVVDGVVITFLDITAQKKSQERESAAKAAQVYTQAILDTVREPLVVLDENLRVVSANRSFYETFEVNRENTEQKLIYELGDGQWDIPRLRELLEQILPEDKQFEGLEVTHDFLGIGRRVMLLNGRHILQENQDKQRILLAIEDITHRHEKKLT, encoded by the coding sequence ATGGCAAGGAGCAAGGCAAGTCGGAGAAAGAAAGGCCTCAGAATTGAAAAGCCTGTGACTTCGCCTGAACGCAAGCCGCGAAGAGGAAAGAGAGAACCTCCAATTGTTGGCATAGGAGCGTCTGCGGGCGGGCTTGAGGCACTCGAGGGATTTTTCCGGCACATGCCGTCGAATAGCGGGATGGCGTTTGTTGTGATCCAGCACTTGTCTCCTCAGCATGTTAGCGCAATGGACACGCTTCTGACACGCTACACGGAAATGCAGGTCCTGAATATCGAAGATGGGATTAGAGTCAAGCCGAACCATATCTACCTGAACCCGCCCGATAAGCACGTTGTGATAATGAACGGCAAACTATGCCTGATGGAGCCAAAGGAGCCCCATGGGGTGAAGATGCCTATCAACTATTTTCTGCGCTCTCTCGCTGAGGACAGGGGTGAAAAAGCAATCTGCATTATCCTCTCTGGAACAGGGTCAGACGGGGCTTTGGGGTTGAAGGCGGTGAAAGGTGAAGGCGGCCTTGCGATAGCTCAGAATGAGAAGCAGGCCAAGTTTGACGGCATGCCGCGAAGCGCGATAGATACGGGGCTGGTGGACTTAGTTTTGCCTGTTGAGAGAATGGGCGATGAGCTGATGAAGTATTCGCAGCATCCGTATGTTGAAGGCGGGCAGGTCAGGACGGACAAAAAGTCGCTTGGCGACTATATGAGAAAGATATTCTTCCTGATTAGATCAAAAGCTGGGCACGATTTTTCGAATTACAAGCAGAATACGATTCTGCGCCGGACTGAGAGGCGAATGGCTCTGCACCACATTAACCAGATATCAGAGTACGTTCATTATCTTGAGCAAAAACCGGACGAGATTATTGCCTTGCACAAAGACATGCTCATCACTGTAACAAATTTCTTCAGAGACGCGGGGGCGTTTGAGATTCTTGAGCGAAAGGTGCTGCCGGAACTGCTCAAATCAAAGCCTGATGAAGGGGCGGTGCGGGTATGGGTTGCGGGGTGCGGGACTGGTGAAGAAGCGTATTCCATAGCGATACTGCTGGCCGAAACCATGGCGAAACTGAAAAAGCAGCTGGAAGTTCAGGTTTTCGCCACTGACCTGGACTCCGAAGGAATCGAGCACGCACGGATTGGGGTATACCCTGAGAGTATTGCCGCAGACATTTCAGCGGAGCGGCTGCTGCGCTTCTTCGTAAAGGAGGATACCGGCTACAAGGTTAAGAAACAGATTCGGGAAATGGTTGTCTTTGCCGCTCATGACCTTATCAAGGACCCGCCTTTTTCAAAATTAGACTTAGTCACCTGCAGAAATGTTCTTATTTATATGGACGCTTTGCTGCAAAGAAAGATATTGCGGCTGTTCGATTACACGTTGAATCCGAAAGGGGTCTTGTTCCTGGGCACATCCGAAACCATCGGAGGTCTTACAGAAAGATTTGAGCCGATAGATGCCAAGTGGCGAATCTTCAGACACAAAGGGACTGTTCCCAAAGCGCGTATGGTGCATTCCCTTGCAGTATTTAATAACTTCAAGGATGAAGGGCAGGACACAAGGGGAGTTGATATTAAGAAATTCGCCGAAAGGACAATTCTTCAGAGTTACGCACCGCCGTGTGTTCTGGTAGATAAGAAATATAACGTCGTTTATTTTAACGGCAGGACGGAGATGTACCTGTCGCCGCCTGTGGGCGAACCGACTTTTAATGTTTTGAAGATGGCTCGCGACGAGCTACGCTATACGCTGAGCACAATGCTCCATAAGGCGGGCACGCAGAAAAAGACGGTTGTTTGTGAAGGGGTAAAAATAAAACATAATAACGGCATTCTAACGATAAACCTCGTAGTCAGACCTATTACTGAACCGGCGGCCATGAGTGGTTTGTTAATGGTTGTATTTGAGAGCAAGAAACCTTTGGGCAAACTTTCCAGGAAGAAAGAGAAGAAAACTGTGGGGAGCAATGACGTTAAGCCGCGGGAAGAAGCCCTTGAACAGGAATTACAATCAACAAAAGAGTGTCTCCAGACAACAATAGAAGAGATGGAAACCTCTAACGAAGAGCTGCAGTCAACGAACGAGGAACTGCAAAGCACAAACGAGGAGCTGGAAACATCGAGAGAGGAGCTGCAATCAACCAACGAGGAGTTGCAGACAATGAACTCGGAACTTCAGGAGAAGGTCGAGGAATTGTCCAACGCCAACAACGATTTGAACAATCTGCTTGGCAGTACTGAGATAGGAACGATATTTCTTGACAACGGCCTTAGAATCAAACGTTTCACGCCGGCAACAGGTGTTTTTTTCAAAATCATCAGCAGCGATGTGGGCAGGCCAATCAGTGACATTGCCCATAACCTGGGATACGACGGTTTTCTTGAAGATATCAAGCAGGTTATCAATAATCTCGGGCAAATAGATAGAGAACTGCAGACCAGGGAAGGCAAGTCGTACATTATGCGGATTCTTCCGTACAGAACGGTTGAAAATGTTGTCGACGGAGTGGTAATTACCTTTCTTGACATCACGGCTCAAAAGAAGTCGCAGGAACGTGAATCCGCCGCGAAAGCAGCTCAGGTTTATACACAGGCCATTTTGGATACTGTTCGGGAGCCGCTGGTGGTTCTGGATGAGAACCTTCGCGTTGTGTCGGCGAACAGGTCTTTTTACGAAACTTTCGAGGTCAATCGCGAGAATACCGAGCAGAAGCTGATTTACGAACTTGGGGACGGTCAGTGGGATATCCCACGATTGCGAGAGCTTTTGGAGCAGATTTTGCCCGAAGATAAGCAGTTCGAAGGCCTTGAAGTTACACACGATTTCCTTGGGATTGGGCGCAGAGTGATGCTTCTCAACGGCCGGCATATCTTGCAGGAGAATCAGGATAAGCAGAGAATTTTGCTTGCCATCGAAGATATTACCCATCGCCACGAGAAAAAATTGACCTGA
- a CDS encoding HAD family hydrolase, with product MSNKAIFLDRDDTLIEDPGYISRPDQVKLLDGIDKALVEFRSMGYKLVVVSNQSGVARGLVSEEALGEIHDRLKQLLAEKGAPLDRIYYCPYHPDGVVEKYRKESDLRKPNPGMLLAAAKEMDINLAQSWMIGNSGRDIEAGLKAGCKTILVNHPSHPERHKLGEPNPDYRAVNLKEAVNIIKKHYRSAGENPVRNQSIQQPLNKPLAQTAEKPPLPQPAKSETRPVEQKISSSLVTGSRTEQQLDNILEQLRGMRRSDMFGEFSITRFFAGVWQTIVWFCLLVSIYFLMYPTKQDNSVLITLGFALLFQVMTLTFYIMHGRK from the coding sequence ATGTCTAACAAAGCAATATTCTTAGACCGTGACGATACTTTAATCGAGGACCCGGGCTATATCAGTCGTCCCGACCAGGTAAAGCTGCTGGATGGTATTGATAAGGCACTTGTCGAATTTCGCTCTATGGGATATAAGCTGGTTGTTGTCTCGAACCAGTCCGGTGTTGCACGCGGACTTGTTTCTGAGGAGGCTCTTGGTGAAATTCACGACAGGCTAAAACAGCTGCTGGCTGAAAAAGGAGCGCCTTTAGACCGCATTTATTATTGTCCCTATCATCCGGACGGCGTTGTTGAAAAGTACCGTAAGGAAAGCGACTTGCGAAAGCCAAATCCGGGGATGCTGCTGGCCGCCGCCAAAGAGATGGATATTAACCTTGCTCAATCCTGGATGATTGGCAACAGCGGTCGTGACATTGAGGCCGGTTTGAAGGCCGGTTGCAAAACCATATTGGTAAATCATCCTTCGCATCCTGAACGGCACAAACTCGGCGAGCCGAATCCGGATTATCGAGCTGTAAACCTCAAGGAAGCTGTAAATATTATTAAAAAACATTATCGTTCAGCCGGTGAAAACCCTGTTCGAAATCAGTCGATCCAGCAGCCCTTGAATAAACCATTAGCGCAGACCGCCGAAAAACCACCACTGCCTCAGCCCGCAAAATCTGAAACGCGACCTGTCGAACAAAAAATTTCCAGCAGCCTCGTCACAGGCAGCAGGACTGAACAGCAGCTCGATAATATCCTGGAACAGCTTAGAGGTATGCGGCGAAGTGATATGTTCGGCGAATTTTCCATAACGAGATTTTTCGCCGGGGTTTGGCAAACCATTGTTTGGTTTTGCCTGCTCGTGAGTATATATTTTCTAATGTATCCGACAAAGCAGGACAATTCAGTTTTAATTACACTTGGCTTTGCTTTGCTGTTCCAGGTAATGACGCTGACCTTTTACATAATGCATGGGCGAAAGTAG
- the waaF gene encoding lipopolysaccharide heptosyltransferase II: protein MQDTKYEILVWLPSPMGDAVLCTPALRAIRRGFKSSRITFFANEVVHKTLSPSSFNDIWIQQQGKNIFKIVKTLKEHNFTHAILFKNSFSAALAVFLAGIPKRVGYAREGRGFLLTDKLYPPKLSAARFKPSSMVDYYLAISSMLGADAADSNLELLVDPQEDKKMRARFQEIADPKGPVVVIVPGGAFGRSKYWLSERFAQTADWLISNYNATVVVSVSPNPAEKQIAEEICGLSKFKLINLAEKPVSLGELKSLFAAADLVISNDTGPRHIAIALRRKVISLFGPNSPAWTETGYKNEIQIIGDVPCAPCAKPTCSKSEHLCMQAITVEMVCNAAKKFLGTGQRQAAFKAEQKFTEISESFFCDEDYKTGLGELGLTSIDAVFSFNEAHNLTKDNLPGHRSRLRFEINSPPATLFLKRYDSPPILVQLGNWLSAHRRTSCGFFDVEPTAKLAAAGVNTPKIVSYGEQGGVFFEKRSFIITEKIPDAESLERKLPDCFNAPDTIENLKLRRNFIAQLAAFVKKFHETGYRHRDLYLSHIFYSDDGRFYLIDLARTFKPGLLAERFQIKDIAQLYYSAPGRYFSRTDRLRFYLGYTGRRKLTWKDKVFIRRVMNKTRWMAQHDIKHGRVVPFAS, encoded by the coding sequence ATGCAAGATACAAAATATGAGATATTAGTCTGGCTTCCCTCTCCTATGGGTGACGCTGTCCTTTGCACGCCTGCCTTGCGGGCTATTCGCCGGGGTTTCAAATCCTCCAGGATTACTTTCTTTGCCAACGAGGTCGTCCACAAAACCCTGTCACCCAGCAGCTTTAACGATATATGGATACAGCAGCAAGGCAAAAATATTTTTAAGATAGTAAAAACGTTGAAGGAACATAACTTTACCCATGCTATACTTTTCAAAAATTCCTTCTCCGCCGCTTTGGCGGTTTTTTTAGCAGGTATACCGAAGCGTGTCGGCTACGCTCGCGAAGGCCGCGGTTTCTTACTCACCGATAAACTTTATCCGCCGAAATTATCTGCCGCCAGATTCAAACCTTCTTCTATGGTTGACTACTATCTTGCGATTTCCTCTATGCTCGGCGCCGATGCCGCTGATTCGAACCTTGAACTGCTCGTCGACCCGCAGGAGGACAAAAAGATGCGGGCCAGATTCCAGGAAATTGCCGACCCCAAAGGGCCTGTTGTCGTTATTGTTCCCGGCGGGGCCTTTGGCCGAAGTAAATACTGGCTCAGTGAGAGATTCGCACAAACAGCAGATTGGCTGATTTCTAATTATAATGCGACCGTTGTTGTCTCTGTATCGCCCAACCCTGCTGAAAAGCAAATTGCCGAAGAGATTTGCGGTTTGAGCAAGTTTAAGCTTATCAACCTCGCAGAGAAGCCTGTAAGTCTTGGCGAATTGAAATCGCTTTTTGCCGCGGCGGATTTGGTAATAAGCAATGATACAGGTCCGCGACACATAGCCATAGCGCTGCGGCGTAAGGTTATCAGTCTGTTCGGCCCGAACAGCCCGGCCTGGACAGAAACCGGTTACAAAAATGAAATCCAGATAATCGGCGATGTGCCTTGCGCTCCTTGTGCCAAGCCTACCTGTAGTAAGAGCGAACATTTATGTATGCAGGCGATCACGGTAGAAATGGTCTGTAATGCTGCGAAAAAATTTCTCGGAACCGGCCAAAGACAGGCGGCTTTTAAGGCCGAGCAAAAATTTACAGAAATTTCAGAATCATTCTTCTGTGATGAAGATTATAAAACCGGCCTTGGCGAATTGGGCTTGACCTCAATAGATGCTGTTTTCTCTTTTAATGAAGCTCATAATCTAACCAAGGACAATCTGCCGGGGCATCGCAGCCGCTTACGATTTGAAATAAATTCGCCTCCGGCCACGCTGTTTTTGAAACGCTACGACTCACCGCCAATCTTAGTTCAGCTTGGAAACTGGCTTTCGGCTCACAGGCGGACAAGTTGCGGCTTCTTTGATGTTGAGCCGACAGCCAAACTTGCAGCTGCAGGCGTAAACACGCCTAAGATTGTCTCTTACGGCGAGCAGGGGGGTGTATTTTTCGAGAAAAGAAGTTTTATAATTACCGAAAAAATCCCCGATGCAGAGTCTTTGGAGCGGAAGCTGCCCGATTGCTTCAATGCCCCGGATACAATCGAAAATTTGAAACTGCGAAGAAATTTTATTGCTCAATTGGCTGCCTTTGTAAAAAAATTCCATGAAACGGGTTACCGGCATCGAGACCTTTACCTTTCTCATATATTCTATAGCGACGACGGCCGGTTTTATTTGATAGACCTGGCACGCACCTTCAAGCCGGGCTTATTAGCCGAACGATTTCAGATAAAAGATATTGCGCAGCTTTATTACTCAGCACCAGGCAGGTATTTTTCGAGAACAGACAGGTTACGTTTTTATCTTGGCTATACCGGTCGCAGAAAACTAACCTGGAAAGATAAAGTATTTATCCGTAGAGTAATGAATAAAACAAGATGGATGGCGCAACACGATATAAAGCACGGTAGGGTTGTTCCTTTTGCAAGTTGA
- a CDS encoding PAS domain S-box protein: protein MGIPKDKSDDSKNLREQAEKKAKQQIVEFRNQRGQDTAELIHELRVHQIELEIQNEELRNAQLELAESRNKYCELYDFAPVGYFTLNKEGLVVGANLTGAALLGEERGNLLKSKFSHFIAPSSQDDFYLYRKRVVESEARQSCEVKLRRKDGTEFIAQLVSVAVTEQKGKYDQFRMTMIDITERKKAEEELRKSEYEKTLVLDNASEIIAYHDTDLNILWANRAYLKATGLSLTQIQGKKCYHAWGLDSPCKDCPVTKTIETGEPQGAELTPQNQPHWPPDMGSWLSKAAPVKDKTDSITGAIEVAYDITERKKAEQELLEDQAKLKSLASQLVLAKERERRRLATELHDRISQSLVISKIKLDTLRKSWRSRKFDKVLEDICNSIGQTIQDTRALTFDLGSPVLHELGFETAVSEWLTDRIQKKHDITVEFEDDREPKPLDDDVRILLFRDVRELLTNVVKHASAHKVKVSIRKVGSEIHISIEDDGWGFDTKKAAATAAGEGGFGLFSIRERLGQLGGHLEIESEPGCGTKATLIAPLKQAKSE, encoded by the coding sequence ATGGGGATACCGAAAGACAAATCAGATGATTCCAAGAATCTTCGCGAGCAGGCGGAGAAGAAAGCAAAGCAGCAGATAGTGGAATTTCGGAATCAGCGGGGGCAGGACACGGCCGAGCTGATTCACGAGCTGCGTGTTCATCAGATTGAGCTGGAAATCCAGAATGAAGAGCTTAGGAACGCCCAATTGGAGCTCGCTGAGTCTCGGAACAAATATTGCGAACTGTATGACTTTGCTCCTGTGGGTTATTTTACCCTGAATAAGGAGGGACTGGTTGTCGGAGCAAATCTTACCGGCGCCGCCCTTTTGGGTGAGGAAAGAGGCAATCTACTTAAAAGCAAATTCTCTCATTTTATTGCCCCAAGTTCTCAGGACGATTTCTATTTATACCGCAAGCGAGTTGTTGAAAGCGAGGCCAGGCAGAGTTGCGAAGTCAAACTGCGCAGGAAAGACGGCACTGAATTCATTGCTCAATTGGTGAGTGTCGCTGTTACGGAGCAGAAGGGCAAATATGACCAGTTTCGTATGACAATGATAGACATCACTGAGCGCAAGAAAGCCGAGGAGGAACTGCGAAAATCAGAATATGAAAAGACTTTGGTTTTGGATAATGCCAGTGAAATAATCGCTTATCATGATACAGACCTCAATATCCTGTGGGCCAACAGGGCGTATCTGAAAGCAACCGGCTTATCGCTAACACAGATACAAGGAAAGAAATGTTACCACGCATGGGGCCTCGACAGTCCCTGTAAAGACTGCCCGGTCACAAAGACAATAGAAACCGGAGAACCACAAGGTGCCGAATTAACGCCACAAAATCAGCCGCACTGGCCTCCCGATATGGGTTCCTGGCTGTCAAAAGCCGCCCCTGTGAAAGATAAGACCGACAGCATTACCGGTGCGATTGAGGTTGCCTACGACATCACTGAGCGCAAAAAGGCCGAGCAGGAACTTCTTGAGGACCAGGCGAAGCTTAAGTCTCTGGCCTCGCAGTTGGTTTTGGCCAAAGAGCGCGAAAGGCGCCGTCTCGCTACCGAGCTGCACGACCGAATCAGCCAGTCGCTGGTTATTTCCAAAATCAAGTTAGATACCCTTCGCAAGTCGTGGCGCAGCCGAAAATTCGATAAAGTGCTGGAGGATATCTGTAATTCCATAGGCCAGACGATTCAGGATACCAGGGCTTTGACATTCGACCTCGGCAGCCCTGTACTGCATGAGCTGGGTTTTGAGACGGCGGTGTCGGAATGGCTTACAGACCGAATCCAGAAAAAGCACGATATTACCGTGGAGTTCGAAGATGACAGAGAGCCCAAGCCGTTAGATGATGACGTTCGTATCCTTTTGTTTCGTGATGTGCGGGAACTGCTTACCAACGTTGTTAAACATGCCAGTGCTCATAAGGTAAAAGTTTCTATCCGCAAAGTCGGCAGCGAGATACATATCAGTATTGAAGACGATGGCTGGGGGTTTGATACTAAGAAAGCAGCCGCAACGGCAGCAGGAGAAGGCGGATTTGGGCTTTTCAGTATTCGAGAGCGGCTGGGGCAGTTAGGAGGGCACCTTGAGATTGAATCTGAACCCGGCTGCGGAACGAAGGCAACACTTATAGCGCCGCTTAAGCAGGCAAAAAGTGAATAG